The genomic segment ctggtcgaagaccgggccgcggggacactaaagccctgaaatcatctcaagataacgcttCCTTAgaaataaacacacaaacacacacgttaCTTATAGCGTACAGTGTCCAGGGGTTCGAGGCGTGTGCATGGGAGTACCCACGGTGGCAAGTTCGAATCCACCGCACGGCTCCAAATCGCTTTTCCCCGTGTTATTGGTGAACCCAAATTGGCAGTTTATCTGTAGTTAAGTCCCGTTAAGTTAGGCAAGTGCTTTACACATATGATATGTTGCATTACCCAAGTGTAAgtcctgtgtgtgtatacggGGTAGCTTGATACACCCACCTGTGGCTGTATGTATCCTGCACATGTTACTTTGCTTGCTGCTTTATGTCCAGCCATGACTGCGTGAGCCCTCGAGTGATAGGTAAACTGTTATGCTTGAGCCCTCGAGTGATAGGTAAACTGTTATGCTTGAGCCCTCGAGTGATAGGTAAACTGTTATGCTTGAGCCCTCGAGTGATAGGTAAACTGTTATGCTTGAGCCCTCGAGTGATAGGTAAACTGTTATGCTTGAGCCCTCGAGTGATAGGTAAACTGTTATGCTTGAGCCCTCGAGTGATAGGTAAACTGTTATGCTTGAGCCCTCGAGTGATAGGTAAACTGTTATGCTTGAGCCCTCGAGTGATAGGTAAACTGTTATACTTGAGCCCTCGAGTGATAGGTAAACTGCTATACTTGAGCCCTCAAGTTATAGGTAAACTCATAGGTAAACTGTTATGCTTGAGCCCTCGAGTGATAGGCAAACTGTTATGCTTGAGCCCTCGAGTGATAGGTAAACTGTTATGCTTGAGCCCTCGAGTGATAGGTAAACTGTTATGCTTGAGCCCTCGAGTGATAGGTAAACTGCTATACTTGAGCCCTCGAGTGATAGGTAAACTGCTATACTTAAGCCCTCAAGTTATAGGTAAACTCATAGGTAAACTGCTATGCTTGAGCCCTCGAGTGATAGGTAAACTGTTATGCTTGAGCCCTCGAGTGATAGGTAAACTGTTATGCTTGAGCCATCGAGTGATAGGTAAACTGTTATGCTTGAGCCCTCGAGTGATAGGTAAACTGCTATACTTGAGCCCTCAAGTTATAGGTAAACTCATAGGTAAACTGCTATGCTTGAGCCCTCGAGTGATAGGTAAACTGTTATGCTTGAGCCCTCGAGTGATAGGTAAACTGTTATGCTTGAGCCCTCGAGTGATAGGTAAACTGTTATGCTTGAGCCCTCGAGTGATAGGTAAACTGTTATGCTTGAGCCCTCGAGTGATAGGTAAACTGTTATGCTTGAGCCCTCGAGTGATAGGTAAACTGTTATGCTTGAGCCCTCGAGTGATAGGTAAACTGTTATGCTTGAGCCCTCGAGTGATAGGTAAACTGTTATGCTTGAGCCCTCGAGTGATAGGTAAACTGCTAAGCTTGAGCCCTCGAGTGATAGGTAAACTGCTAAGCTTGAGCCCTCGAGTGATAGGTAAACTGCTAAGCGCGTGCTTGCCTTCTTATAGTCATTCTATAGGATTTGGTTTCCAAGCACCTGCTTACTCTTCTAGGTTTACCTTCCAGACCCCTGTTCCCTATACAAAGGTTTACCTTCCAGACCCCTGTTCTATGTACAAAGGTTTACCTTCCAGACCCCTGTTCTCTGTACAAAGGTTTACCTTCCAGACCCCTGTTCTCTGTACAAAGGTTTACCTACCAGACCCCTGTTCTCGGTACAAAGGTTTACCTTCCAGACCCCTGTTCTCTGTACAAAGGTTTACCTTCCAGACCCCTGTTCTCTGTACAACGGTTTACCTTCCAGACCCCTGTTCTCTGTACAACGGTTTACCTTCCAGACCCCTGTTCTCTGTACAACGGTTTACCTTCCAGACCCCTGTTCTCTGTACAACGGTTTACCTTCCAGACCCCTGTTCTCTGTACAACGGTTTACCTTCCAGACCCCTGTTCCCTGTACAACGGAGTAGAGTAATTGGTGTACTTAATTTGGTGTTTTGTGAAGCAAGTTTACAATGTTTTGGTTTGATCAACTTACTGTTAAGTTGAGAGAGGAATTTAAGGTTTAAGATTTGtgttttggtgttggacttaaggcctatcaacctctggagggttattaagaccaccacaataccttactgaccaaccagcaagtttggtgttggacttaagacctatcaacctctggaggggtattaagaccaccacaataccttactgaccaaccagcaagtttggtgttggacttaagacctatcaacctctggaggggttattaagaccaccacaataccttactgaccaaccagcaagtttggtgttggacttaagacctatcaacctctggagggttattaagaccaccacaacaccttactgaccaaccagcaagtttggtgttgaacttaagacctatcaacctctggaggggttattaagaccaccacaataccttactgaccaaccagcaagtttggtgttggacttaagacctatcaacctctggaggggttattaagaccaccacaataccttactgaccaaccagcaagtttggtgttggacttaagacctatcaacctctggagggttattaagaccaccacaataccttactgaccaaccagcaagtttggtgttggacttaagacctatcaacctctggagggttattaagaccaccacaataccttactgaccaaccagcaagtatacttcagTCCTGAACACAGTGACGGACTGAAGTATGCTCTCAGTGTATACTCACCGAGAAAGCGGGGTATACTTTATGATGTATATATCGTCTTCGTGTGTGATAAAGATGTTTGCATTGGCCGCACACAATGGCATAGACATGTGTGCTGTAGCCTTCAGTGTTTGCACCGTTATTTTATAACCGCGCTCCTCATTTATTCCTGTAAACCCTTGAAATACAATGTACTTTGTTGTCATTTAGTTATATACGCTTTCTGAACATGTGTAAGATATTACGGCTGTACAACTGCTCGCTGAAGCCACAACTGTAATGATTTGTATGAATTACACACGAATAAAGTTTCTAAACCTACAAAATGAATTACTTTCAAGGATTACGTGAGCCTGGGACCTCACTTTAACTGCTACTGGACTCAACATCCCGCCCTGAAGGACTTATGGAGCTCGGGATCCCACCCTTTCTTGTGGACTCGTATATCCTGCTCCCTACGGAGGACTAACAGAGCCTGAGATACTAACTGCTACTGGACTCTATATCCCGCCCCAAAGGACTAGCAGAGCCCGGGATCCAGACCCTGACAACCAGTGGACTATATCCCGCTTCCAAGGATTAGCAGAGCCTGGGATCCCACCCTGCTAGTGGACTCGTATATCCTGCCCCTACGGAGGACTAACAGAACCTGGGATACTGACTGCTACTGCACTCAACATCCCGCCCTGAAGGACTAGTGGAGCCTGGGCCTAGTCCTCTCCGCCCTCGGagtatcctcacacacacacacagctccgccACCAACGCCCTCAGACAATGGTGGTAGAACCAAGTCATTGTTTACGTCTCTAAGAGTGTGGAAGAAAACGTCGGGAATTCAGCCATAACTCAACTATATGTATGCATTAAATTATTACCAAGAGGAAACTGACTTATACCCGCTAAAATATAAGTTGTATAATTTGACCATGTAATATTTACATGACCCAACGAAGATGACGCATGAATGTAAAAGCTGAATTTCTGCCATTGAAAGAAAAATCTTGACTTCTGctatgctactggtgctgctgctgctgctattgttgctatgctgctggtgctgctgctgctgctgctattgttgctatgctactggtgctgctactgctgctattgTTGCTATGCTGCTGCTATTGCTGATTCTGCTACtagtactgctactgctgctgctactgctgctattgctgattctactactgctacTAGTGCTGctattactgttgctgctactgctgctattgCTGATTCTACTACtagtactgctactgctgctgctactgctgctattgCTGATTCTGCTACTGCTACTAGTGCTGctattactgttgctgctactgctgctattgCTGATTCTGCTACtagtactgctactgctgctgctactgctgctattgctgattctactactgctacTAGTGCTGctattactgttgctgctactgctgctattgCTGATTCTGCTACtagtactgctactgctgctgctactgctgctattgctgattctactactgctacTAGTGCTGctattactgttgctgctactgctgctattgCTGATTCTACtagtactgctactgctgctgccactgctgctgctagtgctgctactgctgtcacTACTACTGCAACTGCTGCTTCtgctaccgctgctgctgctgctgccgccgccgctacAATGACTACTAAGTCAACAGTAGCCAGTGGGTGAGAGGTGGAAGTGGGGACAGGAGAAGAATAGGTGGGTTAGAGGAGTTGACTTAAGTAGGAGAGAAAGTGGCAGGACTTAACCAGGTCTTTTTCGACTAGTCAGTGGTTGGAGAGACAAGTTCACCGTGCACAACATCATCACGCCCATTGTTGCAGTGATTGATGAAGTGTTTCTGAAACacagcgtttctgcccgaaatgctctgcatgttgaccagaccacacactagaaagtgaagggacgacgacgtgtcggtccgtcctgaaccattctcaagtcgatatttcagccacgttattgtgactcctcgtctgctctACATGGTAGtggttttgcaagaatgtaagaataccGATATTAGGTAATCTTACaagccaatgtaccttcttgtatataaataattgtatttattttttatatttacttatttatacaagagttcttatattcttgtacagtcactaacatagcgtttcgggcaggtccttaatcctatgttccctggaatacgacccgtcaagtcatttaacaaccaggtacccattttactgttgggtaaactgaggctacagtttaggattaacgcaacagtaaaatgtgtacttggatgaaaaaacgattcttcgcggcaggggatcgtattccagggaccatacgattaaggacttgcccgaaacgctacgcgtactagtggctgtacaagaatgtaacaactcttgtatataactcAAAAAAATAAATCCTCTTCGGCCTGGATACGAACCAAGCCCCAAGCGTTCGCGAAACGCCaggagagtgtcttaccactaaacCATGGGGATTGCTCAAATCAATCAACATCTGAGGTGTCGTGAAGGTTaaataggttgtgtgtgtgtgcgtctttCTAGGTCGTCTGAGTGCATCAGTAAGGAAAGTGACGTGATGTGTTAAGATTGTTCCGCGTGTGTTTTATCGTTGTGGGAAGTGCCATGGTCACTACCATCAGTATGCTCGAGTCTTTCATAACAACCTCTGATCCTGCTGTTATGTTAGGGGACCTTCGATGTAAGGGCGCTGCATTCCTAGTTTGAGAGGAATTTCTTGAATTTCTTAAGGATAGCGCTGAAACAACCTGTCCTCTAACAAAgaatgtcgcttttcgctcgtatgcgttacatacgaccaaaaattgtcgtactagaagatGGAAGAGGCtctcgaaagtgacgtactgttccgttttccgttttgggttctttggtaaattaggagagaccactttaaattgaccgttttcttaatTTTTGGGGAACCTTAGAAAGACGGGCTGATGAAGATGGTGTCAATTTCCGAGAAAAGTGGATTGCTTTCATTACGTGGTTGTTCTTGTGTATGATTGGTGGGGGAAACATAAAGTTAAAGAATCtaaagaaagcgccaagccattacgactgccaTGATGGTAAACCTATCTTGGCACCATGATGGCGCCAAGCCATCACTTGGAAGGGCTCAGGATAAGGAGctggaatgggacggggggaaaggaatggttcccaactaCTTGAATGTTCGGGAATTGAACTCTGATCTGCATGAAACGAAACCATTGCTCTACCATCCAGACAAGTGATTGGGCGTAGTGGTAGCGCCAGGGGTTACTGGTTGGTGCCTGGGGAGAGCACTCCGAGCGTGTTTTGAGTGGCATTGCAGTGTGGGTGGGGCaagtaccagtctccgtggtgtagtagtaagacactggcctggcgttccgcgaacgctttgtcatgggttcgtatcctggccggggaggatttactggacgcaaatccttaactgtagcctctgtttaacgcaacagtaaaatgtgtacttggttgtaaaaacaattcttcgcggcgggggatcgtattccagggacctgcccgaaacgctacgcgtactagtggctctacaagaatgaaacaactgttgtatatatatctctctctcacaaaaaaaaaaagtatggtAAGGGTGCTGAGTTTTCTGTAGTCTGGGGTTTGCTGCGTGAATGTTTTGTGCGTTTTCTGTGGTGGTAGAGAAGTGTcgcgggatggtggtgaaggggggaCTATGAAGGCTTCACTGTTAGGAGGGAAATTtaaatactgtcccgttttctgttttggggcctctaatactcacctagttgtgcttgcgagggggttgagctttgtctgtttggtcccgcctcctaactgtcaatcagctggtgtacagattcttgagcctattgggctctattaaatctatatttgaaactgagtatggagtcagcctccaccacatccctgcttaatacattccatttgttaactactcaggcactgaacaaattctgtctaatctctctgtggctcatttgggtactacgtttctacctgtgtccctgtGTTCGTGTTCCTCTTGACtagtttgtctttgtcaaccctgtcgattcctctgagaattttgtaggtggttatcatgtctccccttactcttctgtctttcagggacgtgaggtttaggtcCCGTaggctttcctcgtagctcatacctctcaattgtgggaccagtctggtggcatacctctgaatcttctctaactttgtcgtgTTTATCTGGGTATGGactctaggctggagctgcatactccagtactggtcttacataagtggtatacaaggtcctgaacgattccttacacaagtttcaaaagacagttcttatgttggccagtctagcatatgccgctgatgatatccttttgatgatggcttctggggacaggttcggtgtgatatcaacccccagatctttctctctatttgactcttgcaggatttcacctcccagatggtaccttgtgttcagcctcctgctcccttcgcctaatttcattactttacactttcctaagttgaactttagtagccatcttctagaccattcctccagtttgtccaggtcgtcctgtagtctctgtctatcttcatctgtcttgattcttctcataatttttttatcatcagcaaacattgaaaggaatgagtctataccctctggaagatcgtttacatatattggaAATAGGATGGGTCCAAATGGGGagtcggtggccgagcggacagaacactggacgcgtgatcctgtggtcccgggttcgatcccagacgccggcgagaaacgatgggcagagtttctttcaccctgatgccctgttacctagcagtaaataggtacctgggagttagtcgttttcacgggctgcttcctaggggtggaggcctggtcgaggactgggccgcggggacactaagccccgatatcatttcaagataacctcaagaaagtgCAGATCCCTATGGACCTCCGCTGGCgatatctcgccactctgatgtctcccccctcaccgatactcgctgtttcctgttgcttaagtactcccttatccattggagcaccttccTTTTTACTCctacctgttgctccaacttttttttaacagccttttatgggatactgtgtcaaaggctttctgacagtcaaggaaaatgcagtctgctcacccttATCTTatttgcctaatttttgtcgtctggtcatagaattctattaggcctgtgaggcacgatttaccatccctgaacccatgttggtggtgtgtgacaaagttatttccctttagatgctctacgagccttctcgtcacgatcttctccatcaccttgcatggtatacaagttagggaaactggcctgtagttcagtgcctcttgcctgtcaccctttttgtatattgggacgacattagctgtcttccaactttccggtaggtctcccgtttccagtgacctgttatacaccatagagagtggcacaccttGTGCTCTACACTCTgataggttaccttgaggttaccttgaggtgcttccggggcttagcgtccccgccgcccggtcgtcgaccaggcctcctggttgccggactgatcaaccaggctgttggacgcggctgctcgcagcctgacgtatgagtcacagcctggttgatcaggtatcctttggaggtgcttatccatgggataagttaggttaggattaggGCACTTTAgttcgacagtttcttgacgtagaAATATTAGGAGGAGGAATTTGATTTTTTAGATTTGATTGACGTAGAAATATTAGGAGGAGGAATTTGATTTTTTAGATTTGATTGACGTAGAAATATTAGGAGGAGGAATTTGATTTTTTAGAAACATCTGAACTATatgataattttaataataaatagtattattatttgtatttatttatatgtatacaagagttctcacaatcttgtacagccactaacacGTATAGCGTTTCCGGTAGGTCATTGGTCTTaaatttccctggaatacgacccgccaaatcgtttacaaccaggtacccattcagagGCGTACAGCTGAggactggcgcccagtcaatcctcttcggccaggatacgaacctaggccaAATCGCTCTCGAAGCCCGGggtgagtgttttaccactgcgccactcgGACTAGCACTATTATTTAGGAAAAAGTACATGCATACAAAATAGGATAAAAGAAGAATGctggatataataataataataataataataataataataataataataataataataatgtttcggGGACAGGCAgcgagagtgtattcatacacgttaggcctcTCCgtagtctccatggtgtagtggtaagacactcgcctggcgttccgcgagcgctatgtcatgggttcgtatcctggccggggaggatttactgggcg from the Procambarus clarkii isolate CNS0578487 chromosome 69, FALCON_Pclarkii_2.0, whole genome shotgun sequence genome contains:
- the LOC123772232 gene encoding uncharacterized protein; the encoded protein is MSSHDCVSPRVIGKLLCLSPRVIGKLLCLSPRVIGKLLCLSPRVIGKLLCLSPRVIGKLLCLSPRVIGKLLCLSPRVIGKLLCLSPRVIGKLLCLSPRVIGKLLYLSPRVIGKLLYLSPQVIGKLIGKLLCLSPRVIGKLLCLSPRVIGKLLCLSPRVIGKLLCLSPRVIGKLLYLSPRVIGKLLYLSPQVIGKLIGKLLCLSPRVIGKLLCLSPRVIGKLLCLSHRVIGKLLCLSPRVIGKLLYLSPQVIGKLIGKLLCLSPRVIGKLLCLSPRVIGKLLCLSPRVIGKLLSLSPRVIGKLLSACLPSYSHSIGFGFQAPAYSSRFTFQTPVLCTKVYLPDPCSLYKGLPTRPLFSVQRFTFQTPVLCTKVYLPDPCSLYNGLPSRPLFSVQRFTFQTPVLCTTVYLPDPCSLYNGLPSRPLFSVQRFTFQTPVPCTTE
- the LOC123772293 gene encoding pneumococcal serine-rich repeat protein-like, which produces MLLVLLLLLLLLLCYWCCYCCYCCYAAAIADSATSTATAAATAAIADSTTATSAAITVAATAAIADSTTSTATAAATAAIADSATATSAAITVAATAAIADSATSTATAAATAAIADSTTATSAAITVAATAAIADSATSTATAAATAAIADSTTATSAAITVAATAAIADSTSTATAAATAAASAATAVTTTATAASATAAAAAAAAATMTTKSTVATSSRHQVADIAASSRHQVADIAASSRHQVADIAASSRHQVADIAASSRHQVADIAASSRHQVADIAASSRHQVADIAASSRHQVADIAASSRHQVADIAASSRHQVADIAASSTHQVADIAASSTHQVADIAASSRHQVADIAASSTQQVADIAASSRHQVADIAASSRHQVADIAASSSSNINGVNSLVIYGAILNFTKGYRCLHQELTLY